Proteins encoded in a region of the Mercenaria mercenaria strain notata chromosome 1, MADL_Memer_1, whole genome shotgun sequence genome:
- the LOC123527603 gene encoding uncharacterized protein LOC123527603: MKVLVLFLASAIYVGANQHHDLATVAHMVVADADTNHDGAISVEELKHELIAKWDRDANPTDMRVSKHDFLTQWTARYGDFHHDASVFFDKLDTNKDGQLSESDLLFHIFTLDPDLNGLVTPQEFEAFIMKNHPCGHHGKFGCGTA; this comes from the exons ATGAAGGTTCTAGTGTTGTTCTTGGCTTCTGCAATCTATGTTGG GGCAAATCAACATCATGATTTAGCAACTGTTGCTCATATGGTGGTAGCCGATGCAGACACTAATCATGATGGTGCCATATCGGTCGAGGAGCTAAAACATGAGCTTATTGCAAAATGGGACCGTGACGCTAACC CAACTGACATGCGTGTGTCAAAACATGACTTCTTGACGCAATGGACGGCACGTTATGGGGATTTCCACCATGATGCCAGTGTGTTCTTTGACAAGCTTGACACAAATAAAGACGGCCAACTGTCGGAAAGTGATTTATTATTCCACATATTCACTTTGGACCCAGATC TGAATGGTTTAGTGACACCTCAAGAATTCGAAGCCTTTATCATGAAG AATCATCCCTGTGGGCACCATGGTAAATTTGGTTGTGGAACTGCATAA